In Ruminiclostridium papyrosolvens DSM 2782, the following proteins share a genomic window:
- a CDS encoding acyl carrier protein yields the protein MEKLLEILNTLNANIDYMTETRLIDDGYLDSLLILALVGELENSFEIEITPVDLIPANFNSAEAIWNLIQRLQEEN from the coding sequence ATGGAAAAATTATTGGAGATACTTAATACACTAAATGCGAATATAGACTATATGACTGAGACCAGACTAATAGATGACGGCTATTTGGATTCGTTATTAATTCTTGCTCTGGTTGGCGAATTGGAAAATTCTTTTGAAATAGAAATCACTCCGGTTGATCTTATTCCAGCAAACTTCAATTCTGCTGAAGCTATATGGAATTTGATTCAACGTCTGCAAGAGGAAAATTAA
- a CDS encoding diaminopimelate decarboxylase family protein, producing the protein MDKSEIEYAISQYQTPFYIFDTDILANQINKIRTALGTDVEICYAMKANPFVIKEMQDIVDYFEVCSHGEFNICELADIDVNKIVMSGVYKNFTDIETMIYEYGNQIIYTIESLSQWKNIADFALEHQRHVRVLLRLTTGNQFGMDETVIREIIANRNKNPYIDIEGIQFFSGTQKKSTSKFEKELEMLDNLCSDLQKQYAFNIKKIEYGPGLPICYFEDNNNVEDLMLDLLAKQIKKLNFKGKITLEIGRFIAASCGFYVTSVVDVKVNNNENFCIVDGGIHHLNYLGQIMGMKKPPIIHWNEKSGEAKEWTVCGSLCTVNDVLVKQYPFVDISRGDTLIFKKVGAYSVTEGISLFLSHELPQVLLYSEKCKFRLARSNYPTYILNY; encoded by the coding sequence ATGGATAAAAGTGAAATAGAGTACGCTATCAGTCAGTATCAAACACCATTTTATATATTTGATACTGATATATTAGCCAATCAGATAAATAAAATCAGAACTGCACTAGGAACAGATGTGGAGATATGTTACGCAATGAAGGCCAATCCCTTTGTAATTAAGGAAATGCAAGATATTGTTGATTATTTTGAGGTCTGTTCTCATGGAGAATTCAACATTTGTGAGTTAGCTGATATAGATGTAAATAAAATCGTTATGTCCGGTGTATATAAGAATTTTACAGATATAGAAACTATGATTTATGAGTATGGCAACCAAATTATCTATACCATTGAATCCCTTTCACAGTGGAAAAATATTGCAGACTTTGCTTTAGAACATCAGAGGCATGTGCGGGTTTTATTGCGATTGACAACGGGGAATCAGTTTGGCATGGATGAAACAGTTATACGAGAAATTATAGCAAACAGAAATAAAAATCCATACATAGATATTGAAGGAATTCAGTTCTTTTCAGGTACTCAGAAGAAATCAACCTCCAAATTTGAAAAAGAACTCGAAATGCTCGATAATCTATGCTCTGATTTACAAAAACAATATGCTTTTAACATAAAAAAAATAGAATATGGACCGGGGCTTCCTATTTGCTATTTTGAAGATAATAATAATGTTGAAGATTTAATGCTTGATTTGCTTGCTAAACAGATTAAAAAGCTTAACTTCAAAGGGAAAATCACATTGGAAATAGGAAGATTTATTGCTGCATCCTGTGGCTTTTATGTTACGAGTGTTGTTGATGTAAAAGTAAATAACAATGAGAACTTTTGCATTGTTGACGGAGGCATTCATCATTTAAATTACTTAGGACAAATTATGGGAATGAAAAAGCCTCCTATTATCCATTGGAATGAAAAAAGTGGAGAAGCAAAAGAGTGGACTGTTTGCGGCTCACTGTGCACTGTCAATGATGTGCTGGTCAAACAATATCCTTTCGTTGACATAAGTCGGGGTGATACATTGATTTTTAAAAAGGTTGGTGCTTACTCTGTAACAGAAGGTATATCATTGTTTTTAAGCCATGAACTGCCACAAGTACTTTTGTACTCGGAAAAGTGTAAATTTCGTTTGGCAAGAAGCAATTACCCCACGTATATCTTAAACTATTAA